GCCCGGCTGGATCATGCGGCCCAGCGGAATGGCAGCCGCAATGCTCTCCCGATGCGCCTGCGGCAGCGCGGCACTGTGCTCGCCCTGGGCCAGGCCCGGCCGGACCGCGTTGACGCGGATGCCAAGCGGCGCGAGGCGCACCGCAAGAATGCGCGTCATCTGCTCCAGTGCCGCCTTGGACGGCCCATAGATCGCCCCATTGCTTCTGGCCACCTCGGCAGACGCAGAACTGACGTTGACCACGGTCCCCCGTATGCCCGCGGCGATCCAGCGCCGCGCCAGCGCCTGCGTCAAGCGCAGCGGGCCCAGCACGTTCACATCGAGGATGGCTCGGCACATGTCGGGCGGCGCATCCAGAATGTCCGCGAAGGGAAAGATCGCCGCATTGTTCACCAGCACACTCGGCACCTGTTCATCATCCCAGCCCGCGACAAGGCGTTCGATCGCCTCGCCATCGGTGACGTCGAGTTCGACGCTGCGACCGCCCGTTGGCGTTTCAGCCGCGGCGGCGCGGTCCGCGCCCGTCACCGTCCCGCCCGCCTGCAAAAAAGCGTGCACCAGTTCACGGCCAAAATGTCCATTGCTGCCCGTCACCAGAACGTGCTGGCCCGAAAAATCGTGAGTGCTCATGGCGCGGCCGCCATCAGGGCGTCCAGGTTGGCATTGCCAAAATCACGCTCGCCCGCCTCCATCTCCCGGATCATCGCAATCAGGCGAGAGATTGTTGGTGTTTCGATGCCGGCCGCCTGCCCATGGACCACGATGTCGGTGATCTGGGGATCCACTTCAGTCGGGCGCTTGCGCACAGCCAGGTCGCGCCAGACGCCGCTGCGAGGCTTGCCAACCCAGCGGCGGCAATGATCCGTGATCTGCTGCATCTGCGCCCACGCGTCTTCCTCGCTGGCCAACGGCGTGAAAGCGCCAGGCGCGAAGCCGTCGAATGGCGCCGGTTCCACGCCGCTCGCGCGGGCGACGGCCACGACTTCGCCGCACAGTGCGCGCCACAGCGGCAAATAATGGCGGTTGCCCAATTGCTCGACGATGGTGTCGTTCGACATCGCGGTCGTGAACAGCAGCGAGCCGATCGCCACCTTGCTCCACTTGTAGCCCATCAACCGGTCAGTCCAGCTCGACTGCGGGTCAACGTGGCGCAGCAGCGATTCGACCTCACGCGTGCGGGCCGAATCCGCGCCGTCGATTTCTCCCACGCGCAGGCTGCCCAGACCGCCGAACTGGATGCGTCCGGGCCCCACGTAATCGGAAGCGAAATTCACCAGCGCGCCCAGCGTGCGGCCGGCGCCCACCACGTCCGCGACGGTGGCTTCCGTCAGCCCATTCTGCAACGCCAGCACCCAACCGTCGGCCCGCAGCCGCGGCGCGATCATTTCCATGGCCTGCCGCGTGTGCTGGCCCTTGACCGAAAGCATGATCCGGGAAAAGGACCCTTCGACTTCCGACGCCAGGCAGGCCTTCATCCGCGAAAACGCGCGTTCGCCCTGCGGTCCGACGATCTCAAGCCCGTGCGCACGCACGGCCTCGATATGCGCCGGCACCACGTCCACCAGCAGCACATCCTGACCGGCGTCCGCCAGCTTTGCCGCCACCACGCCGCCAATGGCGCCGCCGCCCCACACCACAATCGGATCCTGACTCACTGCGCTCTCACTCCTGAATACTTGCGCGTCCAACGAACGGCTTCAGGGAGAAATTCTGAAAGCAGCAGACATATAATTCAATTTCGAAATTTGATCGAATACTTGCGTCAAACGCATGTATCAAGATTGGGGACCCCCGCATGAATTACCGCGCCTATGAAGCGTTGCACGCATTTGTCGAAGGGGGTAGCGTCGCGCAGGCCGCGCTGCGGCTGCACCGCACGCAGCCCCAAGTGAGCCGCCTGCTCGCCCAGCTGGAGGAAGAAGCCGGATTCGAGATCCTGCGCAAGACCGGCCGCCGTCTGGAACTTACCGACGATGGCCACGAGTTCTACAAGCGCGTTTACGGACTGCTTCGGGCGCAGGACGCGGTTTCCGATTACGCGGAGGACATGCGGCAGGGCCGACGCGACCGGGTGCGGGTCCTGGCGGCCAACCACATCATCGACGGTCTCGCCATCGAAGCGCTGGGGCGTTGCCGGCTCAACACGCCGGACTTCACGGCCGCGCTCAATGCGCGCATGCCCGCCGAACTGCAATGGTGGCTCGCGCAGCAGCAATTCGACCTGGCGCTTGTCCAATTGCCGCTGGAACACCCCGCCATCGAAACCGAACTGCTGTGCCAGAGCGAGATCGTCGCGGTCATGCACCCGGGACACCACTACGCCAGCCGCAAGCAGATCGGCCCTGAAGACCTGCAGACCGAGCCCTACATCAGCCTGGGCCGGCGCAGCATACTCGAGCAGCGGTGCCTTGCCGCCTTCGAGGCCACCAACGCCGCTGCGCACAGCGAACTTGAGGTGTCTTTCAGCACGATGGCCATCCAGCTTGCGGCCATGAATTGCGGCATCGCGCTAGCCGACCCGATGGCTACACTAGCGCAACGGCACCTGGACATAGCGGTCCGCAAGTTCCGTCCCACCGTCAAGCTGCACTATGGGCTGGTCTTCCCAAAAGGCAAACGCCGCAGCCCCGCCACCGAGCAGCTCGTCGCAGCGCTGCGCGACGTGGCAACTGAGAAGGTTGCGGACCTGCAAAGACTACTCGACGAAACATGAACCCACGGCCCCCGCATACCGCGCGGCATGGCGCCATGGCGCGCCCACAAGGATGGACAAGATGTTGAAACTTGCGCAAACCGGCAGACTGGAACAGCAGCTCGCATTCCTGCGCGAGATCGACCGGCTCAAGACGGTCGTGCGCCAGTCACCGTTGCTGGACAAGAGCCGCAAGGAAAACTCCGCCGAGCACTCCTGGCACCTCGCCATGTACGCGCTTGTTTTAAGCGAATACGCCAGCGGCGCCGTCGACACGACACGCGTCATGCAGATGCTGCTGTTGCACGACATTGTCGAAATCGACGTCGGGGATGTCCCCATCCACGGCACAACCGGCCACGACATTCAGGCCGCCAAGGAATCCGAAGCCGCGGCGCGGCTGTTCGGCCTGCTGCCCGCGCCGCAAGGCGATGCCTTCCTGGCGCTCTGGCACGAGTTCGAACGGGCCGAAACCGACGACGCCAGATTTGCCAAGGCGCTGGACCGCTTTCAGCCCTTGCTGATCAACGTCTTCACGGAAGGCGGGACGTGGACCGAAAGCGGCGTGTCGTTGGAACAAGTCTTCGCGCGGTACGGCCCGGCCATCCAGCGCGGCGCGCCGCAGCTGTGGTCGGTGTGCGAGGCATGGGTGACGCGGCATTTTTCAGCGCATTAGTTCGGTTTCAAGTCAATGTCTCGAACGACTTGCCCCAGCCGCGTGTAGTCGGCCCGCGCCCGTTCCAGCGCCTGCGCCGGCGTGTTGCCGACGATCACCCACCCCAGTTCCTTGAGCTTGCGCTGGACATCGGGTTCTTCAAGCGTGGTCGCCAACGCCTTTTGCACCGTGTCGATGGCAGCTTGCGGCGTGCCTTTGGGCGCCGCAAGTCCGAACCATCCCGCGGGCACCAAACCCGTAATGCCCAATTCCTTGGCCGTGGGCACCTTGGGGTAGCCCTCGAACCGGTAGTCGCTGGTCACGAACAGCGCGGTCGTCTTGCCCGACGTGACATACGGAATCTGCGAGGCGGCGTTGTCCATCATCGAGTCCACATGTCCGCCCAGAATGTCGTTGACTGCCGGCGCCGCGCCTTTGTAGCCGATGATGCTGAGGTTGACGGCAGCCAGCCGCGCGAACGCCGCCTGCGTCAGATGGGCCTGGGTGCCCAGTCCTGCATTGGCCGAGGTCAGGCCGCCCGGCTTCTGCGCGCTGAGCGTCTTGAAAGAGGCATAGTCCTGCGCCGGAAAGTCCTTGCCGACGACAAACACGAACGGCACTTCCACCGCGATGGAGATCTGCGCCAAGTCCTCGACCGGGTTGTAGCGTAGCTTGTAGATGTGAGGATTGACCGCGATGGTGCCGCTGGCGCTGAGCAGCAGCGTGTAGCCGTCGGGTGCGGCCCGCACGACATGCTCGGTCGCGATGGAGCCGCCGGCGCCCGGCTTGCTGTCCACGATGACTGGCTGACCCAGTTTCTTGGACATGGCATCGGCCAACAGGCGCGTCAAGGTATCCGATGCCGAACCCGGCGCATACGGATAGACGATCGTAATGGGCTTGGCCGGATAGGCATCCGCCGCTTGGGCAGACGCCATTCCCAGCGACAACAGCAATGCAGCAATCGTGACGCTTGAGCGTTTCATGGTTTTCCCCCTTGTTTATCGGGCTGTGTGAATAATCTTTTGTATGACGGGAATGGCAAGCGCCGCGTACCAGCCAAGCTCGGAAAACATCGCTTCCCGGTACCATCCGGCCTGATGCAGCAAGTTCAATGAGGCGATGGTCTGGCCGTCCCAACGCACGGGCACGTTGACCGCGCTTTCGCAATCCAGGGCAAAGATGCGCTCATGGTCGGGAAACGCCGCCTTGCAGGCACTGCGATCCGCGCAAATCCGGGGCCGACCCAGCTCCACGACCTGGGCATAGAAGTCGCTGTCCGTGCGGATGGGCTTGGCGCCGTCGGTCGGGTAGGCATCGGGCTCACTCGAATAGAACCGGCGGCTCAGTCCTGCCTGCCGGTCAAGGACCAACACGGTGAACAGCCGGTAGCCAATGCGCGCAGACAGCGCCGCCGCCAGGGCGTCCAGGCCGCTTTCCGGCTGCGAGTCCTGCATCAAGGCCGTGGCCACGCTATCCAGCGCCAGCGCCTGCGAAGTCAAATCACTTGAACGCATCACCGCATGAATCCCGTTGAATCGTGGACAGGCATTTTGGGGCGTTCCCCCCATATCCCGCCAATGAATAAAGCTGAGATATCCATTACCATTTCCGCATGGATACCGCCCCCACCGACCTTTCCTGGACCCGCCGGCTCAAGCTGCGCCATCTGCAGGTCCTCGCCGCACTGGAAAGCGCCGGCACCGTCACCGCGGCCGCCAAGGCCATGCACATGACCCAGCCGGCGCTATCGCATTGGTTGAGCGACATGGAAGACCTGGTCGGCACGCCGCTTTTCCTGCGCGGCCGCACCCTGGAATTGACCGAGGCCGGACGCGCGCTGTGGCGCTACGCCTGCCGCGTGCTCGGTGACACGGCCCGCACCGGAGAGGAAATCGAAGCGGTCAAGGGCGGCGTGGCGGGCCACCTGCATATCGGAACGATTCTTTCCGCGGCTCCTGTCCTGCTGCCGCGCGCCATCGCGGCGCTGCATCAGCGCGCGCCCAACGTGCAGTTCGAGCTGGTCGAAGGCCTGCTGGAACCTTTGATGGAGCGCGTCGAACGCCGTGAAATCGACCTCATCATCGGCCCCCTGGACGTGCGCGCCAGCCGATCCGGGCTGTGCACCGAATGGCTGATGACCGACTCGTTCAGCGTCGTCGCCCGGCGCGGCCATCCACTTGCCGAACTGGCGGCGCCCCGATGGGAAGACACCGGCGGCTATCCCTGGGTCCTGCCGCCTCCTGGCACGCTGTCGCGCGTGCGGCTGGATCAGGCGGTTGCCGATGCCGGCATGGCGCCGCCCAAGCCTGCGGTGGAAACCAGTTCGCTGGTGGCGTTGTTGTCGATGCTCCAGGATCGCGACTATATCGCCACGCTGGCTAGTTCGGTCGCGCACATGTATGAACAGCTCAACCTCATCCGCATACTGCGCATGCCATCGCGCCTGGAGTTCGGGCCCATCGGAATGCTGTGGGCAGCGGACTCGCCCAGCATCGTCCTGCCCGCCTTGCGGGAGACGCTGCGTGACGAGGCCCGCAGCCTCCTCGATATTGCCGGAGCAGCCCCCGCCGCTACTTGACCGTCGCGTATTCCAGGGTCTTGGGCGTATTGGTCAGCACACGCGGCGTGTCGCCCACGACCACCGTGTCGTCCAGCCGGAAGCCGCCGATACCGTAGGCGTAGATGCCCGGCTCGGCCGAATACACCTCATTGGGCAACAACGGCCGCTGGCAGAACGCCATGTCTTCGGGGTATTCGTGATGGATGATGCCCACCGCGTGTCCGGTCCGATGCCGGATGAAATCAGCGAACCCGGCTTTCTCGATCTCGGCCTGCGCCGCCGCGTCGATCATGCAAACAGGATTGCCCGTGCGTGCGGCAGCAATGGCGGCTTCGTTCGCCGCCTTTGCCGCCGACCACAACCGGACCTGCTCGGCCGATGGCGTGCCGCAGAACCAGGTGCGCTCGTTTTCGATGGTCAAGCCATTGAGCCGGGGAATTACGATGTTGACCAGCACATCCCCTTCCTTGATGCGCGCGCCGCATGACGCGCCGTCGCCGTGCGGTGAGGCAGAGGCCGGGCCGCTCAGGGTCCAGCACCGGATCACCTCGAAATGCTCTCCGGGAAAGCGCTTGGCGGCTTCCTGCACAAACAGAGAAGCCATCGCGAAGTCCAGCTCCTGCACCAGGCGGCCCGGCTGGATGTTCTCGCGGTAGCGGTCTTGAATCCAGTCCGAAATGGACGCCGCGGCCGCCATGACCGCCAGTTCCTCTTCGTGCTTCTGCCAGCGCAGCGACCGGCACTCCGGCGTCGCCGGCCGCAACACGATCTCGGGCAGGATGCGTGCCACCTGCGCCAGCACCGGGCTGCCGCCTTCGACCGCAATCCGCGAGCGCGCCAGTCCCGCCCCCTTCAGCCTTGCGGCCACCAGCTCCGGGAGCTGGCCGATCAGCGGCAGCCGGTTCGTCACACGCGGGTGCTCGGCGTAGTAGCTGATGTCGGTGATCCACACCTTGCCCTGCTCCTGCGAAAACCGCATATGGTGCGTGGACAGCTCGTTCATGACGAGGAAGGGATCGCCGCTGCGCGGCACCACCGCAAAGATCGGACGCTCCCAGGGCAGCACGTCCGTGTGGAAGTTGGTCGCAAACTGGAAAAAGTCGGCCGACGTGAAGACGATGGCGTCGACGGCCAGTTCGTCCATCAGCGTGTTCATCTTGTCCAGCCGGTAGCGCCAGACAGCATTGGTGAGTTTGGGCATGGTGATTCCTTGTGGGTCGGGGTCAGTCGTTGCCGAGGCCAAGCTGGCGGATCAACGGTCCCCAGGTGGCGCTATCGCGCTGCGTCCATTGCGCAACCGTTTCCGGCGCGGAAGGCAGCGGTTCCAGCTGCAATTCCTGCAGACGCGCCTTGACGGCGGGATCGTCGAAAAAGCGGCGGGTTTCGGCGTTGAGCCGATCAATGGCGTGGGCAGGCGTGCCCTTGGGCGCGATCAGCGCATACCAGCCGGGCAGCGGAAAGTCGGCCAGGCCAAGTTCACCCAGCGTCGGCACATCCGGCACGCTCGCCGCACGCGTGGCGCCCACGACGGCCAGCGGGACAACCTTGCCGGCCTTGGCCTGCACCGCGCCGGTGTTCAGGACGTCAGCCATCAGCTGCGTCTGGTTCGCCATGACGCTGGTCAGGCCGGCGGCCGCGCCGTTGTACGGCACGTGCGTGAGCGCCATGCCCATGCGCTTGGCAAGCATCTCCACGACCAGATGCGTGGAGTTGCCCTTGCCCGCCGATGCAAAGTTCAACGCGCCGGGATTTGCCTTGGCCTGCTGCACCAGTTCGTCCAGCGAGCGGATGCCCGTCTGCGTGCCCGCGACCAGCAGGAACGGCGTGTTGACCAGCAGGCTGATGCCATCGAAATCCCGCGCGGGCTGGTATGGCAGGTCCTTGTACATATGCGGGTTGAAGGCCAGATAGGAGATCCCGCTGACCAGCACCGTGTAGCCGTCCGCCGGCTGCTTGGCGACGTAACTCGACGCCAGGATGCCATTGGCGCCGGGACGGTTCTCCACGACCACGGGCGTCTGCAATTGGCGCGACAGGTAATCGGCCCACAAGCGCCCGATAACATCAGTCCCGCCCCCCGCCGCTTGCGGCACCACCAGCTTGATCGGCCGCGCCGGATAATCCGCTGCCACTGCCGCCGTGCTTGCCAACAACGCGCACGCAACCCCTGCCACCCGGCAGGCGCGCGCCAGAAAACTTACCTGCATGTTTGTATTTCCCCTTGATCCAACGAATACGCCGTCGAGTGACGGCATGGCGTAAAGCCAGTCGGATTATGGGGAGATCGGGCATTAGCGCCCAATGAATAAACCTGAGGGTTCCATAAGCGTTATTGCATGATGGGTTCAGGCGGAAAGCATCCGTCAGATTGCGCGGGCGCTTTCCGCATGGAGTCCGACCGTGCTGCCGGGGCGCCTGGCTAAGGCCTGCCCGCCGCTGTGATCACGATCTCCACGCGCCGGTTTTTGGCCCGGCCTTCCGGAGTCGAGTTGCTGGCCACCGGCCGCGCCTCGCCGAACCCTTCCGCGGACACCGTATTCGGCGATACGCCCTTGGCGATCAGATAACGCGCCACATTGTCTGCCCGCGCCGAAGACAGTTCGAGATTGGAGGGAAACTGCCGCTTCAATGCCGGCCCGATGGGCTCGTTGTCGGTGAAGCCTTC
The DNA window shown above is from Achromobacter spanius and carries:
- a CDS encoding SDR family NAD(P)-dependent oxidoreductase, which codes for MSTHDFSGQHVLVTGSNGHFGRELVHAFLQAGGTVTGADRAAAAETPTGGRSVELDVTDGEAIERLVAGWDDEQVPSVLVNNAAIFPFADILDAPPDMCRAILDVNVLGPLRLTQALARRWIAAGIRGTVVNVSSASAEVARSNGAIYGPSKAALEQMTRILAVRLAPLGIRVNAVRPGLAQGEHSAALPQAHRESIAAAIPLGRMIQPGELSEAVLFLAGGTASFTTGQVLSVDGGGGINRRAQA
- a CDS encoding LysR family transcriptional regulator; the protein is MNYRAYEALHAFVEGGSVAQAALRLHRTQPQVSRLLAQLEEEAGFEILRKTGRRLELTDDGHEFYKRVYGLLRAQDAVSDYAEDMRQGRRDRVRVLAANHIIDGLAIEALGRCRLNTPDFTAALNARMPAELQWWLAQQQFDLALVQLPLEHPAIETELLCQSEIVAVMHPGHHYASRKQIGPEDLQTEPYISLGRRSILEQRCLAAFEATNAAAHSELEVSFSTMAIQLAAMNCGIALADPMATLAQRHLDIAVRKFRPTVKLHYGLVFPKGKRRSPATEQLVAALRDVATEKVADLQRLLDET
- a CDS encoding HD domain-containing protein is translated as MLKLAQTGRLEQQLAFLREIDRLKTVVRQSPLLDKSRKENSAEHSWHLAMYALVLSEYASGAVDTTRVMQMLLLHDIVEIDVGDVPIHGTTGHDIQAAKESEAAARLFGLLPAPQGDAFLALWHEFERAETDDARFAKALDRFQPLLINVFTEGGTWTESGVSLEQVFARYGPAIQRGAPQLWSVCEAWVTRHFSAH
- a CDS encoding ketopantoate reductase family protein, which codes for MSQDPIVVWGGGAIGGVVAAKLADAGQDVLLVDVVPAHIEAVRAHGLEIVGPQGERAFSRMKACLASEVEGSFSRIMLSVKGQHTRQAMEMIAPRLRADGWVLALQNGLTEATVADVVGAGRTLGALVNFASDYVGPGRIQFGGLGSLRVGEIDGADSARTREVESLLRHVDPQSSWTDRLMGYKWSKVAIGSLLFTTAMSNDTIVEQLGNRHYLPLWRALCGEVVAVARASGVEPAPFDGFAPGAFTPLASEEDAWAQMQQITDHCRRWVGKPRSGVWRDLAVRKRPTEVDPQITDIVVHGQAAGIETPTISRLIAMIREMEAGERDFGNANLDALMAAAP
- a CDS encoding LysR substrate-binding domain-containing protein, whose amino-acid sequence is MDTAPTDLSWTRRLKLRHLQVLAALESAGTVTAAAKAMHMTQPALSHWLSDMEDLVGTPLFLRGRTLELTEAGRALWRYACRVLGDTARTGEEIEAVKGGVAGHLHIGTILSAAPVLLPRAIAALHQRAPNVQFELVEGLLEPLMERVERREIDLIIGPLDVRASRSGLCTEWLMTDSFSVVARRGHPLAELAAPRWEDTGGYPWVLPPPGTLSRVRLDQAVADAGMAPPKPAVETSSLVALLSMLQDRDYIATLASSVAHMYEQLNLIRILRMPSRLEFGPIGMLWAADSPSIVLPALRETLRDEARSLLDIAGAAPAAT
- a CDS encoding Bug family tripartite tricarboxylate transporter substrate binding protein encodes the protein MKRSSVTIAALLLSLGMASAQAADAYPAKPITIVYPYAPGSASDTLTRLLADAMSKKLGQPVIVDSKPGAGGSIATEHVVRAAPDGYTLLLSASGTIAVNPHIYKLRYNPVEDLAQISIAVEVPFVFVVGKDFPAQDYASFKTLSAQKPGGLTSANAGLGTQAHLTQAAFARLAAVNLSIIGYKGAAPAVNDILGGHVDSMMDNAASQIPYVTSGKTTALFVTSDYRFEGYPKVPTAKELGITGLVPAGWFGLAAPKGTPQAAIDTVQKALATTLEEPDVQRKLKELGWVIVGNTPAQALERARADYTRLGQVVRDIDLKPN
- a CDS encoding Bug family tripartite tricarboxylate transporter substrate binding protein, with the translated sequence MQVSFLARACRVAGVACALLASTAAVAADYPARPIKLVVPQAAGGGTDVIGRLWADYLSRQLQTPVVVENRPGANGILASSYVAKQPADGYTVLVSGISYLAFNPHMYKDLPYQPARDFDGISLLVNTPFLLVAGTQTGIRSLDELVQQAKANPGALNFASAGKGNSTHLVVEMLAKRMGMALTHVPYNGAAAGLTSVMANQTQLMADVLNTGAVQAKAGKVVPLAVVGATRAASVPDVPTLGELGLADFPLPGWYALIAPKGTPAHAIDRLNAETRRFFDDPAVKARLQELQLEPLPSAPETVAQWTQRDSATWGPLIRQLGLGND
- a CDS encoding GAF domain-containing protein, producing the protein MGGTPQNACPRFNGIHAVMRSSDLTSQALALDSVATALMQDSQPESGLDALAAALSARIGYRLFTVLVLDRQAGLSRRFYSSEPDAYPTDGAKPIRTDSDFYAQVVELGRPRICADRSACKAAFPDHERIFALDCESAVNVPVRWDGQTIASLNLLHQAGWYREAMFSELGWYAALAIPVIQKIIHTAR
- a CDS encoding M24 family metallopeptidase, with protein sequence MPKLTNAVWRYRLDKMNTLMDELAVDAIVFTSADFFQFATNFHTDVLPWERPIFAVVPRSGDPFLVMNELSTHHMRFSQEQGKVWITDISYYAEHPRVTNRLPLIGQLPELVAARLKGAGLARSRIAVEGGSPVLAQVARILPEIVLRPATPECRSLRWQKHEEELAVMAAAASISDWIQDRYRENIQPGRLVQELDFAMASLFVQEAAKRFPGEHFEVIRCWTLSGPASASPHGDGASCGARIKEGDVLVNIVIPRLNGLTIENERTWFCGTPSAEQVRLWSAAKAANEAAIAAARTGNPVCMIDAAAQAEIEKAGFADFIRHRTGHAVGIIHHEYPEDMAFCQRPLLPNEVYSAEPGIYAYGIGGFRLDDTVVVGDTPRVLTNTPKTLEYATVK